The Salvelinus alpinus chromosome 21, SLU_Salpinus.1, whole genome shotgun sequence genome has a segment encoding these proteins:
- the clns1a gene encoding methylosome subunit pICln — protein sequence MVLLRSVPPPSEGVRHEQAETTAVLDGKGLGAGTLYVAETRLSWFDGSGMGFSLEYPTISLHAISRDLSTYPQEHLYVMVNAKLNDENEAEMQENAHDQEDEDNSSEEDESEGITEIRFVPRDKAALESMFSVMCECQALHPDPDDEDSDGDFDGDEYNVEEAEAEHGQGDIPSFCTYEEGVSGLTAEGQATLQRLEGMLAQSVANTFHMAGVRTDEANGEFDDGMEVDAGSTMAGQFEDADVDH from the exons ATGGTTCTGCTAAGGAGTGTCCCTCCACCCAGCGAGGGAGTCCGGCATGAACAAGCCGAGACCACGGCGGTGTTGGACGGGAAGGGCCTCGGCGCAGGAACGCTCTACGTTGCTGAAAC GCGATTGTCGTGGTTTGATGGATCAGGGATGGGGTTCTCTCTAGAGTACCCCACTATCAGCCTGCACGCCATCTCACGAGACCTCAGCACCTACCCACAGGAACATCTATACGTCATGGTCAACGCCAAACTCAACG ATGAGAACGAAGCAGAGATGCAGGAGAATGCCCATGATCAGGAGGATGAGGATAACAGCAGTGAGGAAGATGAGTCTGAGGGGATCACAGAGATCCGCTTCGTCCCTAGAGACAAGGCAGCAT tggagTCTATGTTTTCAGTGATGTGTGAGTGTCAGGCCCTGCACCCAGACCCGGATGATGAAGACTCCGACGGGGACTTTGACGGAGATGAGTACAATGTGGAAGAAGCAg AGGCAG agcATGGTCAGGGTGATATCCCGTCATTCTGTACATATGAGGAGGGTGTGTCGGGTCTGACGGCTGAAGGCCAGGCTACTCTGCAGAGACTGGAGGGCATGTTAGCTCAGTCTGTTGCTAACACCTTTCACATGGCTGGGGTCCGCACTGATGAGGCCAATGGAGAGTTTGACG ATGGGATGGAGGTGGATGCAGGGTCGACGATGGCCGGACAGTTTGAAGATGCAGACGTAGACCACTAG